The Musa acuminata AAA Group cultivar baxijiao chromosome BXJ2-2, Cavendish_Baxijiao_AAA, whole genome shotgun sequence genome has a segment encoding these proteins:
- the LOC135586505 gene encoding uncharacterized protein C24B11.05-like isoform X2, with the protein MEYEDRFRQVQSPKYDCLLFDLDDTLYPLSSGVASECLKNIGDYMVERLGIEERKISDLCNLLYKNYGTTMAGLRAIGYELDYNDYHSFVHGRLPYGKLKPDPVLRHLLLSLPIRKVIFTNADEVHAAEVLRRLGLEDCFQGIICFETLNPLPPSTSDQERKTEVFDIVGHFSHPTDGVELPKTPVLCKPSVDAMEHALRVAGIDPQRTMFFDDSVRNIQSGKHIGLHTVGTSRRIKGADHALESIHNMKEAFPELWEEGEKSELVLHSGKIALETSAIA; encoded by the exons ATGGAGTATGAGGACCGATTCAGACAGGTTCAGAGTCCCAAATACGATTGTCTTCTCTTCG ACTTGGATGACACGCTCTATCCCTTGAGCTCAGGCGTCGCATCTGAGTGCCTCAAGAACATTGGAG ATTACATGGTCGAGAGACTCGGAATCGAAGAAAGAAAGATTTCAGACTTGTGTAATCTTCTTTACAAGAACTATGGCACGACGATGGCTGGACTACGA GCCATCGGCTACGAACTTGACTATAATGATTACCACAG CTTCGTTCATGGACGATTGCCTTACGGAAAGTTGAAGCCCGATCCTGTTCTTAGGCATCTTCTTCTTAGCCTCCCAATTCGCAAAGTC ATATTTACCAATGCTGATGAGGTGCATGCTGCTGAAGTCCTCCGAAGGCTTGGCCTCGAAGACTGCTTCCAGGGAATCATATGCTTCGAGACACTTAATCCTTTGCcgccatctacttctgatcaagaaCGCAAAACTGAAGTATTCGACATTGTCGGTCACTTCTCTCATCCGACTGATGGAGTTGAACTGCCCAAGACACCGGTTCTGTGCAAACCATCAGTGGATGCAATGGAGCATGCTCTCAGAGTTGCTGGCATTGATCCACAAAGAACA ATGTTCTTCGACGACAGTGTTCGCAATATCCAGTCAGGGAAACACATTGGCTTGCACACG GTGGGCACTTCGCGCAGGATCAAAGGTGCAGACCACGCACTGGAAAGCATCCACAACATGAAGGAGGCATTCCCTGAGCTGTGGGAGGAGGGCGAGAAGTCAGAGCTTGTTCTTCACTCAGGAAAGATCGCGCTGGAGACATCTGCCATCGCTTAG
- the LOC135586505 gene encoding uncharacterized protein C24B11.05-like isoform X1, whose amino-acid sequence MEYEDRFRQVQSPKYDCLLFDLDDTLYPLSSGVASECLKNIGDYMVERLGIEERKISDLCNLLYKNYGTTMAGLRAIGYELDYNDYHSFVHGRLPYGKLKPDPVLRHLLLSLPIRKVIFTNADEVHAAEVLRRLGLEDCFQGIICFETLNPLPPSTSDQERKTEVFDIVGHFSHPTDGVELPKTPVLCKPSVDAMEHALRVAGIDPQRTMFFDDSVRNIQSGKHIGLHTVLVGTSRRIKGADHALESIHNMKEAFPELWEEGEKSELVLHSGKIALETSAIA is encoded by the exons ATGGAGTATGAGGACCGATTCAGACAGGTTCAGAGTCCCAAATACGATTGTCTTCTCTTCG ACTTGGATGACACGCTCTATCCCTTGAGCTCAGGCGTCGCATCTGAGTGCCTCAAGAACATTGGAG ATTACATGGTCGAGAGACTCGGAATCGAAGAAAGAAAGATTTCAGACTTGTGTAATCTTCTTTACAAGAACTATGGCACGACGATGGCTGGACTACGA GCCATCGGCTACGAACTTGACTATAATGATTACCACAG CTTCGTTCATGGACGATTGCCTTACGGAAAGTTGAAGCCCGATCCTGTTCTTAGGCATCTTCTTCTTAGCCTCCCAATTCGCAAAGTC ATATTTACCAATGCTGATGAGGTGCATGCTGCTGAAGTCCTCCGAAGGCTTGGCCTCGAAGACTGCTTCCAGGGAATCATATGCTTCGAGACACTTAATCCTTTGCcgccatctacttctgatcaagaaCGCAAAACTGAAGTATTCGACATTGTCGGTCACTTCTCTCATCCGACTGATGGAGTTGAACTGCCCAAGACACCGGTTCTGTGCAAACCATCAGTGGATGCAATGGAGCATGCTCTCAGAGTTGCTGGCATTGATCCACAAAGAACA ATGTTCTTCGACGACAGTGTTCGCAATATCCAGTCAGGGAAACACATTGGCTTGCACACGGTTCTG GTGGGCACTTCGCGCAGGATCAAAGGTGCAGACCACGCACTGGAAAGCATCCACAACATGAAGGAGGCATTCCCTGAGCTGTGGGAGGAGGGCGAGAAGTCAGAGCTTGTTCTTCACTCAGGAAAGATCGCGCTGGAGACATCTGCCATCGCTTAG